One region of Candidatus Omnitrophota bacterium genomic DNA includes:
- the pheT gene encoding phenylalanine--tRNA ligase subunit beta translates to LFETGQPMHAFDYDKIKGNEVIIRRAAEGEKILSIDNMTRKLEKDMLIIADSERPIAVAGVMGGFNTEVSAGTKNILLESAYFNPVSVRRTSYKLALSSESSYRFERSVDPGMILRASDRAAVLIGEICGGKIVELLDKGEKPGKDRNIELRIERLNNVLNLKLTESYVKKVLLGLSLKPVSKKKGVIKLSIPSFRQDIKYEIDIIEEVARMYGYDRIGTTIPKIIPNPQRKPFLWQLKTKTRDILTSLGLNEIMTYGLTSQANLHKAFGLEMPEAIAVKNYLNVDQELMRPSILPGVLSVLSRNISRGIKDLKIFEIGNVYGKNYHYESAHLCIALTGLFSDDWQREKSPLTLFDLRGILDTLFSELGISHDKIEIGTGKRPQIFYDKKYIGYFTALDKKVLDAFDLTESVFCAEIDLNILKHHANLEKKFRDIPKYPSIKRDISLIAPKEVTFKSIISLVSQKSADLVENVELLDRYSGRQIPQGHQGLAFRIEYRGRTRTLTSKEVDKIHFAIRDSLVEKLKVTLR, encoded by the coding sequence CTTTTTGAGACGGGTCAGCCGATGCACGCCTTCGATTACGATAAGATAAAAGGCAATGAAGTGATAATAAGACGCGCAGCGGAAGGCGAAAAGATACTTTCCATAGACAATATGACGCGAAAACTGGAAAAAGATATGCTCATAATCGCCGATAGCGAGCGGCCTATTGCTGTGGCCGGCGTAATGGGCGGGTTCAATACAGAAGTTTCGGCGGGCACGAAAAATATACTTCTTGAGAGCGCTTATTTTAATCCCGTATCCGTAAGAAGGACTTCCTACAAGCTGGCGCTTAGCTCTGAGTCCAGCTACAGATTTGAGCGCAGCGTGGATCCGGGTATGATTCTTCGCGCATCTGACAGGGCCGCAGTTCTTATTGGCGAAATATGCGGCGGCAAGATAGTGGAACTGCTTGATAAGGGGGAGAAGCCCGGCAAAGATAGGAACATCGAACTAAGAATAGAGCGCCTAAACAACGTATTAAACCTGAAGCTTACCGAATCCTATGTCAAAAAGGTGTTATTGGGCCTGTCGCTAAAACCGGTATCAAAGAAAAAAGGAGTTATCAAGCTCTCCATACCCAGCTTTAGGCAGGACATAAAATATGAAATAGATATCATTGAGGAAGTCGCGAGAATGTACGGCTACGACAGGATAGGCACAACCATACCCAAAATAATCCCGAACCCCCAAAGAAAGCCGTTTTTATGGCAACTAAAAACAAAGACGAGAGATATCCTTACCTCACTCGGCCTTAATGAGATTATGACATACGGCCTTACAAGTCAGGCGAATCTGCACAAGGCATTCGGCTTGGAAATGCCCGAAGCAATAGCCGTGAAAAATTATCTGAATGTAGACCAGGAACTGATGCGCCCGTCAATTTTGCCGGGCGTTCTCAGCGTTTTAAGCCGCAATATAAGCCGGGGCATAAAGGATTTAAAGATATTTGAAATAGGCAATGTATACGGGAAAAATTATCATTACGAAAGCGCGCATTTATGCATAGCCCTGACAGGACTTTTTTCCGACGATTGGCAAAGGGAAAAATCTCCGCTTACGTTGTTTGACCTAAGAGGAATTCTGGACACATTGTTCTCAGAACTTGGGATATCTCACGATAAGATTGAGATCGGAACGGGAAAAAGACCGCAGATATTTTACGACAAAAAGTATATTGGCTATTTCACAGCACTGGATAAAAAAGTTCTCGACGCATTCGACTTGACAGAAAGCGTCTTTTGCGCCGAGATAGATCTTAATATATTAAAGCACCACGCTAATCTCGAGAAGAAGTTCCGGGATATACCAAAATATCCTTCCATAAAAAGAGATATATCGTTAATAGCCCCTAAAGAAGTCACTTTCAAAAGCATTATTTCGCTTGTATCCCAAAAGAGCGCGGATTTAGTGGAGAATGTAGAGCTTCTTGACAGGTATTCCGGAAGACAGATACCCCAAGGACATCAGGGGCTCGCTTTTCGCATAGAGTACAGGGGAAGAACAAGGACTCTTACTTCGAAAGAGGTGGATAAGATCCATTTTGCTATCAGGGATTCTCTCGTCGAAAAATTAAAAGTAACACTGCGCTGA